One genomic segment of Salarias fasciatus chromosome 8, fSalaFa1.1, whole genome shotgun sequence includes these proteins:
- the rasd1 gene encoding dexamethasone-induced Ras-related protein 1, producing the protein MIKKMSPSESDFDIPAKNCYRMVILGSTKVGKTAIVSRFLTGRFDEQYTPTIEDFHRKLYSIKGDVYQLDILDTSGNHPFPAMRRLSILTGDVFILVFSLDNRDSFHEVQRLKRQIFETKSCLKNKIKENIDVPLVICGNKGDREFHREVQQDEIEQLVAGEEKCAYFEISAKRNENVDKMFQTLFTLAKLPHEMSPDLHRKVSVQYCDMLHRKSLKNKKLKDIGEAYGMVTPCARRPSVHSDLMYIKEKAIGGGQGKDKERCVIC; encoded by the exons ATGATAAAGAAAATGTCACCATCTGAGAGCGACTTCGACATCCCCGCCAAGAACTGCTACAGGATGGTGATTTTGGGCTCCACCAAAGTTGGGAAGACGGCCATCGTGTCGCGCTTCCTGACCGGGAGGTTCGACGAGCAGTACACGCCGACCATCGAGGACTTTCACAGGAAACTGTACAGCATCAAGGGAGACGTTTACCAGCTGGACATACTGGATACCTCAGGGAATCACCCGTTCCCCGCCATGAGGAGGCTTTCCATACTGACAG GCGACGTGTTCATCCTCGTCTTCAGTCTCGACAACCGGGACTCTTTCCACGAGGTGCAGCGGCTCAAGCGCCAGATCTTCGAGACCAAGTCGTGCCTGAAGAACAAGATCAAGGAGAACATCGACGTGCCTCTGGTGATCTGCGGGAACAAGGGGGACCGCGAGTTCCACCGGGAGGTGCAGCAGGACGAGATCGAGCAGCTGGTGGCCGGGGAGGAGAAGTGCGCGTACTTCGAGATCTCCGCCAAGCGCAACGAGAACGTGGATAAGATGTTTCAGACTCTGTTTACTCTGGCCAAGCTACCTCACGAGATGAGCCCCGACCTGCACAGGAAGGTGTCCGTGCAGTACTGCGACATGCTGCACAGAAAGTCCCTGAAAAACAAGAAGCTGAAGGACATTGGGGAGGCGTACGGGATGGTGACGCCGTGCGCGCGGAGACCCAGCGTGCACAGCGACCTCATGTACATCAAGGAGAAGGCGATAGGAGGCGGCCAGGGCAAGGACAAAGAGAGATGCGTGATCTGCTGA